A stretch of the Plodia interpunctella isolate USDA-ARS_2022_Savannah chromosome Z, ilPloInte3.2, whole genome shotgun sequence genome encodes the following:
- the LOC128683060 gene encoding sodium/potassium/calcium exchanger 3-like isoform X3, producing the protein MKGIVLGLIALLACSGFSSAFNEHNDSNNNMWQTITNSNGEDVLISMELMRRLEEERETWHVRPWIRTKTEVLEGIVHEVTCYAIEPNSFPQSPFDDDQLKKGAFLLYALFGIYAFTLLAIVCNDFFIPCVELICEDLKIPQNVAAATFMSVATSCPEFFVNVISTFLTESDMGIGTIVGSAIFNALGVAAIGGLAAVSPIAIESRPVTRDVIIYMVNVSVLVVIVWDSQVDWYEAVVLGVLYVLYFVLMFNSVRLFDVYDRMVARCCGKSQSSDLTVVVNGGVDEGNVNKGFDDNLRSNGLSEIDKVAVVDEVEDTDQKTPKSIWKLPKGKSVAYTIWWFYSWPLKLILNITIPSPIKYRKFYPLAFIMCIIWIGVNSYFVSWSMTVMGETFLIPDSVMGMTFLAFGGCLPEACSIYIMSRRGEGGIGVSNALGANSLAILFALGVPWLIKTLTLLAQGAELTAVEIDSNGIDFVIASLLVAVACLWLTLFIGKFKLRKSVGFVLAVLYVVFITFAILTELGVILDIDRMARCLF; encoded by the exons ATGAAAGGGATAGTCTTAGGCTTGATAGCTCTACTTGCATGCTCTGGATTTAGTTCTGCATTCAACGAACATA ATGATTCCAACAACAATATGTGGCAAACAATTACTAACAGTAATGGCGAGGACGTGCTCATATCTATGGAGCTGATGAGGAGGTTGGAGGAGGAGCGGGAGACCTGGCATGTGAGGCCCTGGATCCGAACCAAGACCGAAGTGTTAGAGGGAATCGTCCACGAGGTCACGTGTTATGCTATAGAGCCTAACAGTTTTCCCCAATCACCATTCGACG ATGATCAGTTGAAAAAAGGCGCCTTTCTTCTATATGCGCTGTTCGGTATCTATGCGTTCACCCTGCTTGCCATCGTCTGCAACGACTTCTTCATCCCGTGCGTCGAACTCATTTGTGAGGACCTCAAGATACCACAG AATGTGGCGGCGGCTACCTTCATGTCGGTGGCCACCTCTTGCCCAGAGTTCTTCGTTAACGTGATTTCCACGTTCCTGACCGAGTCCGACATGGGAATAGGGACTATTGTTGGCTCCGCCATATTTAATGCCCTCGGGGTTGCTGCTATCGGAGGCCTCGCTGCAGTGTCG ccGATCGCTATAGAGAGTAGGCCAGTGACCAGGGACGTGATAATATACATGGTGAACGTGAGTGTGCTGGTGGTAATCGTTTGGGACTCTCAGGTCGACTGGTATGAAGCCGTAGTGTTAGGAGTCCTCTATGTGTTGTACTTCGTGCTCATGTTCAACAGCGTCCGACTGTTCGATGTCTACGACAGGATGGTTGCACGATGCTGCGGAAAAAGCCAATCCTCGGATT TGACCGTTGTTGTAAATGGAGGTGTCGATGAAGGAAATGTTAACAAAGGCTTTGACGATAATCTCAGATCGAATGGATTGTCCGAGATTGATAAAGTGGCTGTGGTAGACGAAG TCGAAGATACTGATCAAAAGACACCGAAAAGTATTTGGAAGCTACCTAAAGGGAAATCTGTTGCGTACACCATTTGGTGGTTTTATTCATGGCCTCTGAAGCTGATTCTCAATATCACCATACCTTCACCAATCAAATATAGAAAGTTTTACCCTTTGGCTTTCATAATGTGCATAATATGGATCGGTgttaattcatattttgtttcttggAGTATGACAGTCATGG GCGAAACATTTCTGATTCCTGACTCCGTAATGGGTATGACTTTCCTTGCGTTCGGTGGCTGTCTGCCCGAGGCGTGTTCGATCTACATTATGTCAAGACGAG GTGAAGGAGGTATCGGCGTGTCCAACGCTCTGGGGGCTAACTCCCTCGCTATCCTGTTCGCGCTGGGGGTGCCCTGGTTGATCAAGACACTGACGCTGCTGGCACAGGGCGCGGAGTTGACTGCAGTCGAGATCGACTCCAATGGCATCGACTTCGTGATAGCCTCACTCCTTGTGGCCGTCGCCTGCCTGTGGCTCACCTTATTCATAGGCAAATTCAAACTCAGGAAAAGTGTCGGTTTTGTACTCGCAGTTTTGTACGTCGTTTTCATTACATTCGCAATCCTCACCGAATTGGGGGTGATTCTGGACATAGATCGGATGGCAAGGTGTTTGTTCTAA
- the LOC128683060 gene encoding sodium/potassium/calcium exchanger 3-like isoform X2, whose product MKGIVLGLIALLACSGFSSAFNEHNDSNNNMWQTITNSNGEDVLISMELMRRLEEERETWHVRPWIRTKTEVLEGIVHEVTCYAIEPNSFPQSPFDDDQLKKGAFLLYALFGIYAFTLLAIVCNDFFIPCVELICEDLKIPQNVAAATFMSVATSCPEFFVNVISTFLTESDMGIGTIVGSAIFNALGVAAIGGLAAVSPIAIESRPVTRDVIIYMVNVSVLVVIVWDSQVDWYEAVVLGVLYVLYFVLMFNSVRLFDVYDRMVARCCGKSQSSDLTVVVNGGVDEGNVNKGFDDNLRSNGLSEIDKVAVVDEVLVEDTDQKTPKSIWKLPKGKSVAYTIWWFYSWPLKLILNITIPSPIKYRKFYPLAFIMCIIWIGVNSYFVSWSMTVMGETFLIPDSVMGMTFLAFGGCLPEACSIYIMSRRGEGGIGVSNALGANSLAILFALGVPWLIKTLTLLAQGAELTAVEIDSNGIDFVIASLLVAVACLWLTLFIGKFKLRKSVGFVLAVLYVVFITFAILTELGVILDIDRMARCLF is encoded by the exons ATGAAAGGGATAGTCTTAGGCTTGATAGCTCTACTTGCATGCTCTGGATTTAGTTCTGCATTCAACGAACATA ATGATTCCAACAACAATATGTGGCAAACAATTACTAACAGTAATGGCGAGGACGTGCTCATATCTATGGAGCTGATGAGGAGGTTGGAGGAGGAGCGGGAGACCTGGCATGTGAGGCCCTGGATCCGAACCAAGACCGAAGTGTTAGAGGGAATCGTCCACGAGGTCACGTGTTATGCTATAGAGCCTAACAGTTTTCCCCAATCACCATTCGACG ATGATCAGTTGAAAAAAGGCGCCTTTCTTCTATATGCGCTGTTCGGTATCTATGCGTTCACCCTGCTTGCCATCGTCTGCAACGACTTCTTCATCCCGTGCGTCGAACTCATTTGTGAGGACCTCAAGATACCACAG AATGTGGCGGCGGCTACCTTCATGTCGGTGGCCACCTCTTGCCCAGAGTTCTTCGTTAACGTGATTTCCACGTTCCTGACCGAGTCCGACATGGGAATAGGGACTATTGTTGGCTCCGCCATATTTAATGCCCTCGGGGTTGCTGCTATCGGAGGCCTCGCTGCAGTGTCG ccGATCGCTATAGAGAGTAGGCCAGTGACCAGGGACGTGATAATATACATGGTGAACGTGAGTGTGCTGGTGGTAATCGTTTGGGACTCTCAGGTCGACTGGTATGAAGCCGTAGTGTTAGGAGTCCTCTATGTGTTGTACTTCGTGCTCATGTTCAACAGCGTCCGACTGTTCGATGTCTACGACAGGATGGTTGCACGATGCTGCGGAAAAAGCCAATCCTCGGATT TGACCGTTGTTGTAAATGGAGGTGTCGATGAAGGAAATGTTAACAAAGGCTTTGACGATAATCTCAGATCGAATGGATTGTCCGAGATTGATAAAGTGGCTGTGGTAGACGAAG TTTTAGTCGAAGATACTGATCAAAAGACACCGAAAAGTATTTGGAAGCTACCTAAAGGGAAATCTGTTGCGTACACCATTTGGTGGTTTTATTCATGGCCTCTGAAGCTGATTCTCAATATCACCATACCTTCACCAATCAAATATAGAAAGTTTTACCCTTTGGCTTTCATAATGTGCATAATATGGATCGGTgttaattcatattttgtttcttggAGTATGACAGTCATGG GCGAAACATTTCTGATTCCTGACTCCGTAATGGGTATGACTTTCCTTGCGTTCGGTGGCTGTCTGCCCGAGGCGTGTTCGATCTACATTATGTCAAGACGAG GTGAAGGAGGTATCGGCGTGTCCAACGCTCTGGGGGCTAACTCCCTCGCTATCCTGTTCGCGCTGGGGGTGCCCTGGTTGATCAAGACACTGACGCTGCTGGCACAGGGCGCGGAGTTGACTGCAGTCGAGATCGACTCCAATGGCATCGACTTCGTGATAGCCTCACTCCTTGTGGCCGTCGCCTGCCTGTGGCTCACCTTATTCATAGGCAAATTCAAACTCAGGAAAAGTGTCGGTTTTGTACTCGCAGTTTTGTACGTCGTTTTCATTACATTCGCAATCCTCACCGAATTGGGGGTGATTCTGGACATAGATCGGATGGCAAGGTGTTTGTTCTAA
- the LOC128683060 gene encoding sodium/potassium/calcium exchanger 3-like isoform X1 yields MKGIVLGLIALLACSGFSSAFNEHNDSNNNMWQTITNSNGEDVLISMELMRRLEEERETWHVRPWIRTKTEVLEGIVHEVTCYAIEPNSFPQSPFDDDQLKKGAFLLYALFGIYAFTLLAIVCNDFFIPCVELICEDLKIPQNVAAATFMSVATSCPEFFVNVISTFLTESDMGIGTIVGSAIFNALGVAAIGGLAAVSPIAIESRPVTRDVIIYMVNVSVLVVIVWDSQVDWYEAVVLGVLYVLYFVLMFNSVRLFDVYDRMVARCCGKSQSSDLTVVVNGGVDEGNVNKGFDDNLRSNGLSEIDKVAVVDEGKVLVEDTDQKTPKSIWKLPKGKSVAYTIWWFYSWPLKLILNITIPSPIKYRKFYPLAFIMCIIWIGVNSYFVSWSMTVMGETFLIPDSVMGMTFLAFGGCLPEACSIYIMSRRGEGGIGVSNALGANSLAILFALGVPWLIKTLTLLAQGAELTAVEIDSNGIDFVIASLLVAVACLWLTLFIGKFKLRKSVGFVLAVLYVVFITFAILTELGVILDIDRMARCLF; encoded by the exons ATGAAAGGGATAGTCTTAGGCTTGATAGCTCTACTTGCATGCTCTGGATTTAGTTCTGCATTCAACGAACATA ATGATTCCAACAACAATATGTGGCAAACAATTACTAACAGTAATGGCGAGGACGTGCTCATATCTATGGAGCTGATGAGGAGGTTGGAGGAGGAGCGGGAGACCTGGCATGTGAGGCCCTGGATCCGAACCAAGACCGAAGTGTTAGAGGGAATCGTCCACGAGGTCACGTGTTATGCTATAGAGCCTAACAGTTTTCCCCAATCACCATTCGACG ATGATCAGTTGAAAAAAGGCGCCTTTCTTCTATATGCGCTGTTCGGTATCTATGCGTTCACCCTGCTTGCCATCGTCTGCAACGACTTCTTCATCCCGTGCGTCGAACTCATTTGTGAGGACCTCAAGATACCACAG AATGTGGCGGCGGCTACCTTCATGTCGGTGGCCACCTCTTGCCCAGAGTTCTTCGTTAACGTGATTTCCACGTTCCTGACCGAGTCCGACATGGGAATAGGGACTATTGTTGGCTCCGCCATATTTAATGCCCTCGGGGTTGCTGCTATCGGAGGCCTCGCTGCAGTGTCG ccGATCGCTATAGAGAGTAGGCCAGTGACCAGGGACGTGATAATATACATGGTGAACGTGAGTGTGCTGGTGGTAATCGTTTGGGACTCTCAGGTCGACTGGTATGAAGCCGTAGTGTTAGGAGTCCTCTATGTGTTGTACTTCGTGCTCATGTTCAACAGCGTCCGACTGTTCGATGTCTACGACAGGATGGTTGCACGATGCTGCGGAAAAAGCCAATCCTCGGATT TGACCGTTGTTGTAAATGGAGGTGTCGATGAAGGAAATGTTAACAAAGGCTTTGACGATAATCTCAGATCGAATGGATTGTCCGAGATTGATAAAGTGGCTGTGGTAGACGAAGGTAAAG TTTTAGTCGAAGATACTGATCAAAAGACACCGAAAAGTATTTGGAAGCTACCTAAAGGGAAATCTGTTGCGTACACCATTTGGTGGTTTTATTCATGGCCTCTGAAGCTGATTCTCAATATCACCATACCTTCACCAATCAAATATAGAAAGTTTTACCCTTTGGCTTTCATAATGTGCATAATATGGATCGGTgttaattcatattttgtttcttggAGTATGACAGTCATGG GCGAAACATTTCTGATTCCTGACTCCGTAATGGGTATGACTTTCCTTGCGTTCGGTGGCTGTCTGCCCGAGGCGTGTTCGATCTACATTATGTCAAGACGAG GTGAAGGAGGTATCGGCGTGTCCAACGCTCTGGGGGCTAACTCCCTCGCTATCCTGTTCGCGCTGGGGGTGCCCTGGTTGATCAAGACACTGACGCTGCTGGCACAGGGCGCGGAGTTGACTGCAGTCGAGATCGACTCCAATGGCATCGACTTCGTGATAGCCTCACTCCTTGTGGCCGTCGCCTGCCTGTGGCTCACCTTATTCATAGGCAAATTCAAACTCAGGAAAAGTGTCGGTTTTGTACTCGCAGTTTTGTACGTCGTTTTCATTACATTCGCAATCCTCACCGAATTGGGGGTGATTCTGGACATAGATCGGATGGCAAGGTGTTTGTTCTAA
- the LOC128683062 gene encoding endoplasmic reticulum membrane protein complex subunit 7-like has product MSHRLFVLIFILNTILITVSSADTPESRMYAIEGRVFPAPHQDKLNWQVHIRISLNGGEYIGFLRDNGTFVIRNVPKGSYIVEIIHPDYKYGPVRVEINSKGKYRARIVDLIQTSEVIVLSYPLKLKVASKLNYFQEREQWRLTDFLFDHMVVMMLLPLLIIMILPKLMPLETQEDLKKMSKMANISDIPDVSEMFTNLFSGATAKLSKPKTKKYNKCTMQSTSTL; this is encoded by the coding sequence ATGTCACATCGActttttgtgttaattttcaTTCTAAATACTATTCTCATCACGGTCTCTTCCGCAGACACTCCTGAAAGTAGAATGTATGCGATTGAAGGAAGAGTGTTTCCTGCTCCACATCAAGATAAACTAAACTGGCAAGTACATATACGTATATCCCTAAATGGCGGCGAATATATTGGCTTTCTCCGAGACAACGGCACATTTGTCATACGTAATGTACCTAAAGGTTCTTACATCGTAGAAATCATTCATCCCGACTACAAATATGGTCCTGTGCGAGTAGAAATCAATTCTAAAGGAAAATATCGAGCTCGAATAGTTGATTTGATTCAAACGTCAGAGGTTATAGTATTGTCGTATCCTCTTAAACTTAAGGTAGCTTCGAAGttgaattattttcaagaaCGTGAACAATGGCGTCTGACTGATTTCTTGTTCGATCATATGGTAGTCATGATGTTGCTGCCTCTATTGATTATCATGATCCTGCCGAAGTTAATGCCTCTGGAGACTCAAGAAGACCTCAAAAAAATGAGCAAAATGGCAAATATTTCAGACATACCAGACGTGTCAGAGATGTTCACAAATCTTTTTAGCGGCGCAACAGCTAAATTATCAaaaccaaaaacaaaaaagtataacAAATGTACTATGCAATCTACGAGTACCTTGTAA